Proteins encoded by one window of Xanthomonas sp. DAR 80977:
- a CDS encoding ABC transporter permease — protein sequence MKLKHWLGNLLTLLLLAAGLALWIALPWYGVLALAAGVALWLLLTRGGRLALAATRIGVASLPQRWGASSVIVVGIAGVVGVLVAMLAMGEGFQATLNSTGDDTTAIVLRGGSGAETNSVITRDQVPLIASLAGVAKGADGKPLVSPELSQVINLPSKADGTDTNVQFRGIGDAGWAVHDKLRIVEGRRFGAGLREIVVGQGAKAQFRGLDVGKTLSLGREQWTVVGVFASGDAHDSELWADAQTLASTYNRSAYQSISVRTAGKDGYAQFKAAMAADPRLKLDVETTRAYYAKQGGNLSKLISVLGTVIGAIMAVGAVFGALNTMYAAVATRAREIATMRAIGFRGLPVVTAVMLETMLLALLGGLLGGLIAWAIFNGYSVSTLGSNFSQVVFQFKVSPALLWSGLKWALGIGLVGGLFPALRAARLPITTALRAL from the coding sequence ATGAAACTCAAACACTGGTTGGGAAACCTGCTCACGTTGCTGCTGCTGGCGGCCGGGCTGGCGCTGTGGATCGCCCTGCCCTGGTACGGCGTGCTGGCCTTGGCCGCCGGCGTGGCGCTGTGGCTGCTGCTGACCCGCGGCGGGCGCCTGGCGCTGGCCGCCACCCGCATCGGCGTGGCCAGCCTGCCGCAGCGCTGGGGCGCCTCGTCGGTGATCGTGGTCGGCATCGCCGGCGTGGTCGGCGTGCTGGTGGCGATGCTGGCGATGGGCGAAGGCTTCCAGGCCACGCTCAACAGCACCGGCGACGACACCACCGCGATCGTGCTGCGCGGCGGCTCCGGCGCCGAGACCAATTCGGTGATCACCCGCGATCAGGTGCCGCTGATCGCCAGCCTGGCCGGCGTGGCCAAGGGCGCCGACGGCAAGCCGCTGGTGTCGCCGGAGCTGTCGCAGGTGATCAACCTGCCGAGCAAGGCCGACGGCACCGACACCAACGTGCAGTTCCGCGGCATCGGCGACGCCGGCTGGGCGGTGCACGACAAGCTCAGGATCGTCGAGGGCCGCCGCTTCGGCGCCGGCCTGCGCGAGATCGTGGTCGGCCAGGGCGCCAAGGCCCAGTTCCGCGGGCTGGACGTGGGCAAGACGCTGAGCCTGGGCCGCGAGCAGTGGACCGTGGTCGGCGTGTTCGCCTCCGGCGACGCGCACGACTCGGAACTGTGGGCCGACGCGCAGACCCTGGCCTCCACCTACAACCGCAGCGCCTACCAGTCGATCAGCGTGCGCACCGCCGGCAAGGACGGCTACGCCCAGTTCAAGGCGGCGATGGCCGCCGACCCGCGGCTCAAGCTCGACGTGGAGACCACCCGCGCCTACTACGCCAAGCAGGGCGGCAACCTCAGCAAGCTGATCAGCGTCCTCGGCACCGTGATCGGCGCGATCATGGCGGTCGGCGCGGTGTTCGGCGCGCTCAACACCATGTACGCGGCGGTGGCCACCCGCGCCCGCGAGATCGCCACGATGCGCGCGATCGGCTTCCGCGGCCTGCCGGTGGTGACCGCGGTGATGCTGGAGACGATGCTGCTGGCGCTGCTCGGCGGGCTGCTCGGCGGGCTGATCGCCTGGGCCATCTTCAACGGCTACAGCGTGTCCACCCTGGGCAGCAACTTCAGCCAGGTGGTGTTCCAGTTCAAGGTCTCCCCGGCCTTGCTGTGGAGCGGGCTGAAGTGGGCGCTGGGCATCGGCCTGGTCGGCGGGCTGTTCCCGGCGCTGCGCGCGGCGCGGCTGCCGATCACCACCGCCTTGCGCGCGCTGTAG